From Gavia stellata isolate bGavSte3 unplaced genomic scaffold, bGavSte3.hap2 HAP2_SCAFFOLD_59, whole genome shotgun sequence, a single genomic window includes:
- the LOC132321338 gene encoding olfactory receptor 14J1-like — protein sequence MSNSSSITQFLLLALADTRELQLLHFWLFLGIYLAALLGNGLIITAVACDHRLHTPMYFFLLNLSLLDLGFISTTVPKAMANSLWDTRAISYSGCASQVFFFFFCASAEYFLLTVMAYDRYVAICKPLHYGTLLGSRACVHMAAAVWGSGFLYAVLHTANTFSLPLCKGNAVDQFFCEIPHILKLSCSRSYLREVGLLVVSACLSFGCFVSIVLSYVQTFRAVLRIPSEQGRHKAFSTCLPHLAVVSLFISTGLFAYLKPPSIASQSLDLVVAVLYSVVPPAVNPLIYSMRNQELKGVVRTVISRTFFSSHKLPIYPQMTPMGTHSKPILCEGFYYH from the coding sequence atgtccaacagcagctccatcacccagttcctcctcctggcactcgcagacacgcgggagctgcagctcttgcacttctggctcttcctgggcatctacctggctgccctcctgggcaacggcctcatcatcaccgccgtAGCCTGTGACCACcgcctccacacccccatgtacttcttcctcctcaacctctccctcctcgacctgggGTTTatctccaccactgtccccaaagccatggccaattccctctgggacaccagggccatctcctactCTGGATGTGCTTcacaggtcttttttttctttttctgtgcttcagcagagtattttcttctcaccgtcatggcctatgaccgctacgttgccatctgcaaacccctgcactacgggaccctcctgggcagcagagcttgtgtccacatggcagcagctgtctggggcagtgggtttctctatgctgtgctgcacacggCCAACACATTTTCACTACCCCTCTGCAAGggcaatgctgtggaccagttcttctgtgaaattccccatatcctcaagctctcctgctcacgctcctacctcagggaagttgggcttcttGTGGTTAGTGCCTGTTTATcatttgggtgttttgtttccatcgtgctgtcctatgtgcagaccttcagggccgtgctgaggatcccctctgagcagggacggcacaaagccttttccacgtgcctccctcacctggccgtggtctccctgtttatcAGCACCGGCCTGTTTGCCTACCTCAAGCCCCCCTCCATCGCCTCCCAGTCTCTGGATCTGGTGGTGGCAGTGCTGTAttcggtggtgcctccagcagtgaaccccctcatctacagcatgaggaaccaggagctcaagggtGTTGTGAGGACAGTGATTTCAAGGACTTTTTTCAGTAGTCATAAACTTCCCATCTATCCACAAATGACTCCCATGGGAACGCATTCTAAGCCTATACTTTGTGAAGGGTTTTATTATCATTAA
- the LOC132321339 gene encoding olfactory receptor 14A16-like yields MSNSSSITQFLLLALADTRELQLLHFWLFLGIYLAALLGNGLIITAVACDHRLHTPMYFFLLNLSLLDLGSISTTLPKAMANSLWDTRAISYPECVAQVFLLFFLLGAECALLSVMAYDRYVAICKPLHYGTLLGSRACVHMAAAAWGSGFINSLLHTANTFSLPLCKGNAVDQFFCEIPQILKLSCSHSYLREVGLLVVSVCLVLGCFVCIVLSYVQIFRAVLRIPSEQGRHKAFSTCLPHLVVVSLFISTAMFAYLKPPSISSPSLDLVVAVLYSVVPPAVNPLIYSMRNQEFKDALWKLMTGSISEAINCPCSSAQLL; encoded by the coding sequence atgtccaacagcagctccatcacccagttcctcctcctggcactcgcagacacgcgggagctgcagctcttgcacttctggctcttcctgggcatctacctggctgccctcctgggcaacggcctcatcatcaccgccgtAGCCTGTGACCACcgcctccacacccccatgtacttcttcctcctcaacctctccctcctcgacctgggctccatctccaccactctccccaaagccatggccaattccctctgggacaccagggccatctcctaccCAGAATGTGTTGCACAggtctttctccttttcttcttacttGGAGCAGAGTGTGCCCTTCTGTctgtcatggcctatgaccgctacgttgccatctgcaaacccctgcactacgggaccctcctgggcagcagagcttgtgtccacatggcagcagctgcctggggcagtgggtttaTCAATTCTCTCCTGCACACGGCCaacacattttcactaccactctgcaagggcaatgctgtggaccagttcttctgtgaaatcccccagatcctcaagctctcctgctcacactcctacctcagggaagttgggcttcttGTGGTTAGTGTCTGTTTAGTCCttgggtgttttgtttgcatcgtgctgtcctatgtgcagatcttcagggccgtgctgaggatcccctctgagcagggacggcacaaagccttttccacgtgcctccctcacctggttgtggtctccctgtttatcAGCACTGCCATGTTTGCCTACCtcaagcccccctccatctcttccccatccctggatctggtggtggcagtgctgtactcggtggtgcctccagcagtgaaccccctcatctacagcatgaggaaccaggagtTCAAGGATGCACTGTGGAAACTGATGACTGGAAGTATTTCTGAAGCTATAAACTGCCCATGTTCTTCTGCACAGCTGTTATAA